Proteins encoded together in one Streptomyces sp. TLI_171 window:
- a CDS encoding acyl-CoA carboxylase subunit beta codes for MTEAPQDAHTTAGKLADLRRRIDEAVHSGSAAAVEKQHAKGKLTARERILELLDEDSFVEFDEFARHRSTNFGQEKNRPYGDGVVTGYGTVDGRQVAVFAQDFTVFGGSLGEVFGEKIVKVMDFALKTGCPMIGINDSGGARIQEGVASLGLYGEIFRRNVHASGVIPQISLIMGPCAGGAVYSPAVTDFVVMADKTSHMFITGPDVIKTVTGETVDMEELGGARTHNTKSGNAHYLAADEKEAIEYVKSLLSYLPSNNLSDPPAYPEQADLAISEEDLELDSIVPDSANQPYDIRRVIEHVLDDGDFLEVQPLYAGNIVIGFGRVEGHPVGVVGNQPMDLAGCLDIAASEKAARFVRTCDAFNIPVLTFVDVPGFLPGTGQEWDGIIRRGAKLIFAYAEATVPLITVITRKAFGGAYDVMGSKHLGADLNLAWPTAQIAVMGAQGAVNILHRREIAAAEAEGRGEERRAELLASYEDTLLNPYLAAERGYVDAVIAPSETRRHIVRGLRALRGKRESLPPKKHGNIPL; via the coding sequence ATGACCGAGGCACCGCAGGACGCGCACACCACCGCCGGCAAGCTCGCCGATCTGCGTCGGCGGATCGACGAGGCGGTGCACTCCGGCTCGGCCGCGGCGGTCGAGAAGCAGCACGCCAAGGGCAAGCTGACGGCCCGTGAGCGGATCCTGGAGCTGCTCGACGAGGACTCCTTCGTGGAGTTCGACGAGTTCGCCCGGCACCGTTCCACCAACTTCGGGCAGGAGAAGAACCGCCCGTACGGCGACGGCGTGGTCACCGGCTACGGCACCGTGGACGGCCGCCAGGTCGCGGTCTTCGCCCAGGACTTCACGGTGTTCGGCGGCTCGCTCGGCGAGGTGTTCGGCGAGAAGATCGTCAAGGTGATGGACTTCGCGCTGAAGACCGGCTGCCCGATGATCGGCATCAACGACTCCGGCGGCGCCCGGATCCAGGAGGGCGTGGCCTCGCTCGGCCTGTACGGCGAGATCTTCCGCCGCAACGTGCACGCCTCGGGCGTGATCCCGCAGATCTCGCTGATCATGGGCCCGTGCGCGGGCGGCGCGGTGTACTCCCCCGCCGTCACCGACTTCGTGGTGATGGCCGACAAGACCTCGCACATGTTCATCACCGGCCCCGACGTGATCAAGACGGTCACCGGCGAGACGGTGGACATGGAGGAGCTGGGCGGCGCCCGGACCCACAACACCAAGTCCGGCAACGCGCACTACCTGGCCGCGGACGAGAAGGAGGCCATCGAGTACGTCAAGAGCCTGCTCTCGTACCTGCCCTCCAACAACCTCTCCGACCCGCCGGCCTACCCCGAGCAGGCCGACCTCGCGATCTCCGAGGAGGACCTGGAGCTGGACTCGATCGTCCCGGACTCGGCGAACCAGCCGTACGACATCCGCCGGGTGATCGAGCACGTGCTGGACGACGGCGACTTCCTGGAGGTCCAGCCGCTGTACGCGGGCAACATCGTGATCGGCTTCGGCCGGGTCGAGGGCCACCCGGTCGGCGTGGTCGGCAACCAGCCGATGGACCTGGCCGGCTGCCTGGACATCGCCGCCAGCGAGAAGGCCGCCCGGTTCGTGCGCACCTGCGACGCCTTCAACATCCCGGTGCTGACCTTCGTCGACGTGCCCGGCTTCCTGCCCGGCACCGGCCAGGAGTGGGACGGCATCATCCGCCGCGGCGCCAAGCTGATCTTCGCGTACGCCGAGGCGACGGTGCCGCTGATCACCGTGATCACCCGCAAGGCCTTCGGCGGCGCGTACGACGTGATGGGCTCCAAGCACCTCGGCGCGGACCTCAACCTGGCCTGGCCGACCGCGCAGATCGCCGTGATGGGCGCGCAGGGCGCGGTCAACATCCTGCACCGGCGGGAGATCGCCGCCGCGGAGGCGGAGGGCCGCGGCGAGGAGCGGCGCGCCGAACTGCTCGCCTCCTACGAGGACACCCTGCTCAACCCGTACCTGGCCGCCGAGCGCGGCTACGTCGACGCGGTCATCGCGCCCAGCGAGACCCGCCGGCACATCGTCCGGGGGCTGCGGGCGCTGCGCGGCAAGCGCGAGTCGCTGCCGCCCAAGAAGCACGGCAACATCCCGCTCTAA
- a CDS encoding acyl-CoA carboxylase subunit epsilon → MTPIQVLHGQPTPEELATVLAVVQSRAATRAAAAAEASGPASAWTARSLRRLPAPGPHAWRTSLWPR, encoded by the coding sequence ATGACCCCCATTCAGGTGCTGCACGGACAGCCGACCCCTGAGGAGCTGGCCACCGTCCTGGCGGTGGTCCAATCCCGGGCCGCGACGCGGGCCGCCGCGGCGGCCGAGGCGTCCGGCCCGGCCTCCGCGTGGACCGCGCGCAGCCTGCGCCGGCTGCCGGCGCCGGGGCCGCACGCCTGGCGCACGAGCCTCTGGCCGAGGTAG